The Trichlorobacter lovleyi SZ DNA window TGTCGATGACTTCGGCAATCTCGTGCTCTCTAAACGGCAGCCCTTGAACCTTGTTGATCTGTTCGGTATGAACCTCGAACTTGGCCCGGAGCAATTCGTTGAGCTGGCCAGCATTAATTTCCGTAACAACCACATGCCTAAACTTTTTCAGCACCTCTTCCGTGTTCTTCGGGAACGGATAGATATGGGTGAAGTGCGCCTGCGAAACCGACTTGCCTTGGGCACGATACTTATCGACCGAGTTTTTAATCGAGCCATAGGTGGAGCCCCAGCCAACGATGAGGACATCACCGCCATCCTGATCACCGTAGATTTCCAGCTCAGGAATATCATCAGCGATACCGTCAACCTTGGCGGCACGGACATCAACCATCTTCTGGTGGTTGACTGGATCGTGACTGACAGCACCGGTCAAAAAATCTTTCTCCAGACCACCGATGCGGTTCTGCAGCCCCGGTGTGCCCGGCTTGACCCATTCACGCGCCAGGGTCTTTTCATCCCGCGCATACGGGAGATATTCGCTTTCAGCCTCAGTTCTGAACTTGACGTCGATCTGCGGCAGTTCATCCAGGCTAGGAACCCGGAACGGCTCTGAACCTTGGCCAATATAGCCATCGGTGAGCAGAATCACCGGGGTCATGTATTTGGTGGCGATGCGTACCGCTTCCAGGGTTTGGTGAAAACAGTCGGACGGCGACTTGGCTGCGATGATCGGAATCGGTGCTTCACCGTTGCGACAGTACATCGCCTGCATCAAATCCGCCTGCTCGGTCTTGGTCGGCAGACCGGTCGAAGGACCGCCCCGTTGGACATTGACGATCACCAGGGGAATCTCCGAGATCGCCGCCAGCCCCATCGCTTCAGCATTGAGCGCCATCCCAGGTCCGGAGGTGGTGGTCGCTGCCAGTACCCCGGCGTGGGCCGCACCAATCGCAGAGCAGATTCCGGCAATCTCATCTTCTGCCTGATGTGACTTTACTCCGAACTGCTTGTACTTGGCGTACTCGTGGAGGATGTCAGTCGCCGGGGTGATCGGGTAAGTGCCAAGGAACATATCGACACCAGCCAGTTTGGATGCAGTAACCAGAGCAATGGCAGTGGCATCGTTACCGGTCAGATTCCGGTAAGTCCCCGCAGGCAGTTCTGCAGGCTTAATCCTGTACCTGTGCTGAGCCATGCCAGTGGAGTTTTCGGCATAAATCATCCCGGCCTTGATGGCGGTTTCGTTCATCTCGACCAGCTGCGGTTTGCTCTTCCACTTCTCCTTCATCCAGGCGATGTTGTGCTCCGGCGCCAGATCGTACATCCAGAAGAGGACGCCCAGGGTGAAGAAGTTTTTGCACTTTTCCTTGGCTTTTCGAGGGGCATCGAACGCCTCCAGAGCAGCGACGACTTGCGAAGTCATCGGCACCTTTAAGACCTTTTTGCCATCCAGTTCCGGAGCAGCAAATGGATCTTCTGTGTAACCGGCTTTTGTAAGGTTGCTTTCGGTATAGGCATCGATATCGGTAAGGATAATACCGCCCGGTTTGACGAACTTGCCGTTGACCTTAAGCGCTGCCGGGTTCATGGCAACCAGCACATCCGGAAAATCGCCGGGGCTGTTGACCTTGCCATCGCCGAACTGCATCTGGAACCCGCTGACGCCGGAGATAGTTCCGGCTGGTGCGCGGATCTCGGACGGATAATCAGGCAGTGTCGCGACGTCATTACCGAAGGCTGCAGACGCCAGGGTGTACTGGTTCCCGGTCAGCTGCATTCCGTCACCCGAATCACCGGTAAACTTGATGACAACTCTGGATAGTTCAGTCTGACTCATGGTTTCTCTCTCTTCGCTGGTCATGCCTTACTCAGGTACGGGGCGGAACCACTCCGGCTCCATCTGAATAAGTTTGTTATTGAGAGAAGCGTAAACGACATGCAAACAACGATCTGTAGCCGTTGTTACATTTTGAGAGAAAAAAGCAGAAAAAGGATTGAAGCAAGAGAACTTAGATTGGTTCGTTACAGCAAACTGCTTATTTCAGTTGAGCATAAGCCAGTTGAGTACCTTGGATACGTGCCGTAATTTTCGCAAAAGCGGTCGCTCGACTTGTTGCCACATCATCACTAAAGGGAGAAAAACCACAATCATCGGTCGTGCCAAGTTGAGCCAAAGGAATGTACTTTGCTGCCAGAAAAACCCGGTCACGTACCGTTTCGACAGATTCGATCTCTTCGCTTGTGACATCGATCACTCCCACATAGATCCGCTGATTCGGTCGCAGGTTATCAGCAATGATCTGTAAGTATTTCTCGGGATCTTCTTCGCTGGCCATCTGCACATAGAAGTTGCTGGCACTCAGCGTCAACAGCAGAGGAAGAAGTTCTCCGTAATCAACATCGGCACTGTGAGTAGAATCATGATCCCCACCAGGGCAAGTGTGAAACCCGATCCGCTGCCGTTCCTCCTCGGTGAAATAAGAGAGAACCTGATTATTCAGATCGATAAATTGCTGCAGGAGCTGTCTGGATGGATCAAGTTTGACCGCCAGCCGCCCTTCGGTGAAATCGATCTGCACCTGGTAGGCCCCGTTGTCGAAGCAGCTGCGGATATCGGCAACCGCTTCCTTAATGAGGTCTGCTAAAAACTGCTCCCGTGGGTAATCGGGCAACCCTTCCTCGGGATACAGCAAGCTCATCGCCGAGGCAGAAATCACCGCCTGCTTCACCGGTCGAGTGGCAAATTCCCTTGCCCGAGCCAGGTATGAACCAGCATAAGCTGCGTATCTGAACGGTCCCTTAGTCAGTCGAGGCAGCTGACGTGTATGGCCGTCAGCGAAGGAGATGATGATTCCATCCGTGGCAAGGTTATCCAACCCATCCAGAGGATAAGTTGCAAAGCTCGACTTGGTCTGTTCACCATCGCTGACAACTGGAGACCCGGTCGCTTCAAATTCATTTATGGTTTCACTGACGGCTTTGTCGAACAGGATGTCCAATTCTTTGCTCGTCATTTCTCCTTGAGCATGTGCGAGCATTGCATCCTGCAACTCTGGTGGGCGCGGAATACTGCCGACTGGCTCTGTAGGAATCCCGACTGAAGCCTGTTTCGTTCTGCCTGATGGATTTTTCATAATTTTTTGTATTGGTGAGCAAATAGATGATCAGGATTCTAGTGTATTTTCTAACTCAAGAGCTGGAGCTTCTGTTCGACGGGCATTGAGAAATCCGTAGCTCGACACGCAAAAGGGAACGACAAAGTTCATCCCGACCTTTACCCAGGTCAACGAGGTCGCCGCACCACTGATAATAACGTCGCTCTGATTGATGGTTGAGAGGATCAGACCAACAACAATGGCCACCGGGATGCAGGTCTGCAGAGTCACACCTTGAAATAAAAGATCGAATGCCTCTGGCCAGGTTGTCCATTCCATTTTGTCATTTGTGCTATTCATCGTTCTTCCTAAAAGTTTGTTTTAATGCCTAAGGTAACTAACGTCTGCGCTGAAGGCTTGTCAGTTCAGCTTTGAGTTTGTGATAGTTACCCAAACGCTCATGAGTGATCTCTCCGATCTCGACCGCTCTCAACACCGCACAGCCAGGTTCAACCTGATGGCGACAATCGCTGAATTTGCATTTTCCGCTTAGCTCTTCAATGTCGCTAAAGGATTCAACAAGATCCTCTTCATCCCCCCAAAGATGCAACTCGCGCATACCGGGGTTGTCGATGAGGATTCCACCCTGCGGCAATTGGAACAACTCACGGTGGGTTGTGGTATGCCTGCCTTTGCCGTCTGCCTGACTGACTTCGCCAATCTTCTGCCGCTGTTCACCGAGCAGCCCATTGAGGATGGTCGATTTTCCAACTCCGGAGGAACCAAGCAATGCCAAGGTCCGGCCCGGTTGCAGATGCGGCAGAAGAAATTCGAGTTGTCGTGGATCGCGAGCTTCGCACGAATACACAGGAGACTTTGGAGCGATCTCTTTAACCTGCGCTAGACAACGCTGAGGATTTTCACAGAGATCGGCTTTGTTCAGTACCACCACCGCTTCGGCACCACTACCGCCGACCAATGTCAGGTAGCGTTCAATCCGACGCAGATTGAAATCTCGGTCAAGACCGCTAACAACCAATACCAGATCAACATTGGCTGCGATCACCTGCTGCTCAGCCCGTTCTCTTCCCTTGATTTTCCGGCGACCCGGCAAATTGCGGGCAAAGGAGCTCTTGCGCTCCAGAATGGCATGGATCATTCCACGCCCGTCCGGTTGTGGCTGAACCATCACCCAGTCGCCTACCACAGGTAAGTCGGCGCGTGTCCCTGCACCGTGGCGCATTCTGCCGGTAAAGCGAACTGTTAATTCCCCTTCTGCACAAAGGACACGGAAGAAATTCTTCTCTCCACGGATGATCCGCGCTGGCAAATAACCTTTCTGCTGCAGCATGGATTGCTCGGCAAAAAACGGGCTCCAGCCCCAGTCATCGAGATTCATGGTCGCTTGCAGCGAAAATCGTTAAACTTCGTCAGCGTCAACCCCCTGTAGCCAATCTCTCGGCTATTTCTTTCCCGAGGTTCTGACCTTGCTGCCAGATCTCAACTTGTTCCTCAACCTTGCAGAACTTGTCAGGAGTAACTTCTATGTCTTCGCCAAAAACCCAGGGTAAAGAACTCATCGGGCAACTTTCCCCATAACCACAGATCAAGCATTCAGTAGTACCAGTAACTTTAAGCTGACCGAGCACTTCCATGCCTTCCATAGATAGGGCTAGACCGAGTTGTTCGCTTCCCTGATCCAATCCGGGGACTCCGCGACCGATGCCGGTGACGACCGTCACAGCCAGTTTCCCCCGATTGAGTCCATCCCTATGGCGCAGTGAAAAGAGCCTTTCGAGGAACGCCTTGGTAAAACCATCGATGGTTCCGTAAGGGGGATATCCACCGACCACTATCGCACCTGCCTGTCTTACTTTTTCTCCAATTTCAGGGAAATCATCTTTTACCTTACAGACATTATCCTTGACACAGGCCATACAGGCGATACAGGGCTGGACCCTCTTTTGAGACAGTTTGATAAATTCAGTTTCCAGTCCTGTACTTTTTAAAATGGCCTGGACGAGCCGATCGGTATTTGAGTTTTTGACCGGACTTCCTGAAATTCCAATGACCTTCATTCACATTCTCCCTTGTAAAAGTTAGCGGGTTCCCCCTCAAGCCGTCCGGTGCTTATACACGAACGAGGAAACAGGTTTTGTAGCCAATGCTACAAAATTCATTTTTTGTCTTGGGGTAGCCGTAAGAAGATAGATCAAGCCGCAGCTCGTGCGACGAAGATATACTTGCCTTGGCTTTTCACTTTGCCGAGGTCCTTAAGCTTTTTCAAAGCCCTGGTGATACTGACCCGATGTGCGCCAACCAGAAATCCAATCTCTTCATGGGTTAATGGAAAGGCGATA harbors:
- the rsgA gene encoding ribosome small subunit-dependent GTPase A gives rise to the protein MNLDDWGWSPFFAEQSMLQQKGYLPARIIRGEKNFFRVLCAEGELTVRFTGRMRHGAGTRADLPVVGDWVMVQPQPDGRGMIHAILERKSSFARNLPGRRKIKGRERAEQQVIAANVDLVLVVSGLDRDFNLRRIERYLTLVGGSGAEAVVVLNKADLCENPQRCLAQVKEIAPKSPVYSCEARDPRQLEFLLPHLQPGRTLALLGSSGVGKSTILNGLLGEQRQKIGEVSQADGKGRHTTTHRELFQLPQGGILIDNPGMRELHLWGDEEDLVESFSDIEELSGKCKFSDCRHQVEPGCAVLRAVEIGEITHERLGNYHKLKAELTSLQRRR
- a CDS encoding flavodoxin family protein, which encodes MKVIGISGSPVKNSNTDRLVQAILKSTGLETEFIKLSQKRVQPCIACMACVKDNVCKVKDDFPEIGEKVRQAGAIVVGGYPPYGTIDGFTKAFLERLFSLRHRDGLNRGKLAVTVVTGIGRGVPGLDQGSEQLGLALSMEGMEVLGQLKVTGTTECLICGYGESCPMSSLPWVFGEDIEVTPDKFCKVEEQVEIWQQGQNLGKEIAERLATGG
- a CDS encoding uroporphyrinogen decarboxylase/cobalamine-independent methonine synthase family protein; protein product: MKNPSGRTKQASVGIPTEPVGSIPRPPELQDAMLAHAQGEMTSKELDILFDKAVSETINEFEATGSPVVSDGEQTKSSFATYPLDGLDNLATDGIIISFADGHTRQLPRLTKGPFRYAAYAGSYLARAREFATRPVKQAVISASAMSLLYPEEGLPDYPREQFLADLIKEAVADIRSCFDNGAYQVQIDFTEGRLAVKLDPSRQLLQQFIDLNNQVLSYFTEEERQRIGFHTCPGGDHDSTHSADVDYGELLPLLLTLSASNFYVQMASEEDPEKYLQIIADNLRPNQRIYVGVIDVTSEEIESVETVRDRVFLAAKYIPLAQLGTTDDCGFSPFSDDVATSRATAFAKITARIQGTQLAYAQLK
- the nrtS gene encoding nitrate/nitrite transporter NrtS, which translates into the protein MNSTNDKMEWTTWPEAFDLLFQGVTLQTCIPVAIVVGLILSTINQSDVIISGAATSLTWVKVGMNFVVPFCVSSYGFLNARRTEAPALELENTLES
- a CDS encoding 2-oxoacid:acceptor oxidoreductase subunit alpha yields the protein MTSEERETMSQTELSRVVIKFTGDSGDGMQLTGNQYTLASAAFGNDVATLPDYPSEIRAPAGTISGVSGFQMQFGDGKVNSPGDFPDVLVAMNPAALKVNGKFVKPGGIILTDIDAYTESNLTKAGYTEDPFAAPELDGKKVLKVPMTSQVVAALEAFDAPRKAKEKCKNFFTLGVLFWMYDLAPEHNIAWMKEKWKSKPQLVEMNETAIKAGMIYAENSTGMAQHRYRIKPAELPAGTYRNLTGNDATAIALVTASKLAGVDMFLGTYPITPATDILHEYAKYKQFGVKSHQAEDEIAGICSAIGAAHAGVLAATTTSGPGMALNAEAMGLAAISEIPLVIVNVQRGGPSTGLPTKTEQADLMQAMYCRNGEAPIPIIAAKSPSDCFHQTLEAVRIATKYMTPVILLTDGYIGQGSEPFRVPSLDELPQIDVKFRTEAESEYLPYARDEKTLAREWVKPGTPGLQNRIGGLEKDFLTGAVSHDPVNHQKMVDVRAAKVDGIADDIPELEIYGDQDGGDVLIVGWGSTYGSIKNSVDKYRAQGKSVSQAHFTHIYPFPKNTEEVLKKFRHVVVTEINAGQLNELLRAKFEVHTEQINKVQGLPFREHEIAEVIDTLI